A single Flavobacterium sp. 1 DNA region contains:
- a CDS encoding aminopeptidase has product MKTYSKIILLLIGLLVSQKQYAQHQSKMTAVVNMDYKTVTIDQEITFHNQSNDTLTSIVLNDWNNAFSDKESPLGKRFSDEFYNKFHLASANELGGTINLIIEDTDQKGFVWERSKKNPDYITIKLNNTLLPNQKVKLHLTYIEKIPSDKFTKYGYFEKYGMHLKNWFLTPARYENKGFIKYSNENLDDIANAVSDFDIDLKINGKNAVTTDLTIDRLAQTDQETNIRLTGKNRNDIDLIIEKESSYTSFKINNLEVFTNIRSGRFNDSLKTKIIERIVDYSKNQIGEYPFDKIIISEADYEKNPFYGLNQLPKFMRPFHTDFLFEIKFLKTYLNNYLKTSMRLDSRKDNWIYDGFQIYTMMGYIHEFHPDSKMMGSASKFFLLRSFKIAQTDFNEQYSYFYMLMARKNLDQPLNAPKNSLIKYNVQIANKYKAGLSLDYLDDYLGNEIVSSGIKQFYSQNKQGQTDRNDFEELLKSKTSKNIDWFFDYIIDSREIIDYKFDAVSKTEDSVTFTVKNKGVPLVPMPVFGIRNKQVIFKKWLEISEIDKELTFERKSIDKLVLNYKNEVPEFNLRNNWKSLQKFSFNRPLKMTFFQDLEDPHYSQLFYVPTLFYNLYDGFSPGISLYNYSFFDKPFIFILNPMYSINTKSIVGSYTFAYNQYLREGSLYNIRYSLNGSYFHYTSDAAYLKLFPSVSFFLREPNYRDNRKQVMTLKDNIIYKEPSATEIDSTDNYSIFNIKYFNIKTEVTSHVKFLTDIQLSGYFGKVSAEIEYRKLFNNKRYLNVRVYAGTFLYNSSNTQNYNFGVSRVNDYMFDYAVYARSETTGILSQQYIHAQGGFKSFLKPAEANQWLTTANLSHSILWNWVDAYADFGFIKNRDVSNTFLYDSGIRLNLVQDYFELYFPVYSSNGFELSEKNYGEKIRFIFIFNPKSLINLFTRKWF; this is encoded by the coding sequence TTGAAAACTTACAGTAAAATTATCCTGTTACTTATTGGTTTATTGGTTTCCCAAAAACAATATGCACAGCATCAATCAAAGATGACTGCAGTTGTGAATATGGATTATAAAACGGTAACGATAGATCAGGAAATTACTTTTCACAATCAATCTAATGACACTTTGACTTCAATAGTGCTGAATGATTGGAATAATGCTTTTTCGGACAAGGAAAGCCCATTGGGAAAGCGTTTTTCGGATGAGTTTTACAATAAATTTCATTTAGCATCAGCAAATGAGCTTGGAGGAACTATCAATTTAATAATTGAAGATACTGATCAGAAAGGTTTTGTTTGGGAAAGATCTAAAAAAAATCCAGATTACATCACAATTAAATTAAATAACACTTTACTGCCCAACCAAAAAGTAAAACTGCATCTTACTTATATAGAAAAAATCCCAAGTGACAAATTTACCAAATACGGTTATTTTGAAAAATACGGCATGCACCTCAAAAACTGGTTTCTCACGCCTGCGCGTTATGAGAATAAAGGATTTATAAAATACAGTAATGAAAACCTTGATGACATTGCCAATGCTGTTTCTGATTTTGATATTGACTTAAAAATCAATGGCAAAAATGCTGTTACTACTGATTTAACAATTGACCGATTGGCACAAACTGATCAAGAAACCAATATCAGATTGACAGGAAAAAACAGAAATGATATCGACCTTATCATAGAAAAGGAATCCAGTTATACTAGTTTTAAAATTAACAACTTAGAAGTTTTTACTAATATTAGATCTGGAAGATTTAATGACTCCTTAAAGACAAAAATTATTGAAAGAATTGTAGATTACAGCAAAAATCAAATTGGCGAATATCCATTTGATAAAATAATTATTTCTGAGGCTGACTATGAAAAAAACCCTTTTTATGGCTTGAATCAATTACCTAAATTCATGCGCCCTTTCCATACCGATTTTTTATTCGAAATAAAATTTTTAAAAACCTACTTGAATAATTATCTTAAAACCAGCATGAGATTAGATTCCAGAAAAGACAATTGGATTTATGATGGCTTTCAAATCTATACAATGATGGGTTATATTCATGAATTTCATCCTGATAGTAAAATGATGGGATCTGCCTCAAAATTCTTTTTACTCAGAAGTTTTAAGATCGCTCAAACTGATTTTAATGAGCAGTATAGCTATTTCTATATGCTGATGGCAAGAAAAAATTTAGACCAGCCTCTTAATGCTCCTAAAAACTCATTAATTAAATATAATGTCCAAATTGCAAATAAATACAAAGCCGGACTGAGTTTAGATTATCTTGATGATTATCTTGGAAATGAAATAGTTTCCTCTGGAATTAAGCAATTTTATAGCCAAAATAAACAAGGTCAAACCGATAGAAATGATTTTGAAGAGCTGTTAAAATCAAAAACTTCAAAAAACATCGATTGGTTTTTTGACTACATTATTGACAGCAGAGAAATAATTGATTATAAATTTGATGCTGTTTCCAAAACCGAAGACAGTGTAACATTTACAGTAAAAAACAAAGGGGTTCCTTTGGTTCCGATGCCTGTATTTGGAATTAGAAACAAACAGGTTATTTTTAAAAAATGGCTGGAAATTAGTGAAATTGACAAGGAGCTTACTTTTGAAAGAAAAAGTATCGACAAACTGGTTCTGAATTATAAAAATGAAGTTCCTGAGTTTAATTTGAGAAATAATTGGAAATCACTGCAGAAATTTTCTTTTAATCGTCCCTTAAAAATGACTTTTTTTCAAGATTTAGAGGATCCGCATTACTCGCAGTTGTTTTATGTTCCTACTCTATTTTATAATCTTTATGACGGTTTTTCCCCAGGGATAAGTTTATATAATTACAGCTTTTTTGATAAGCCATTTATATTTATTTTAAATCCAATGTATTCCATCAATACTAAATCCATTGTAGGCAGTTACACTTTTGCTTACAATCAATATTTAAGAGAAGGCAGTTTATACAACATTAGATATTCCTTAAATGGCTCTTATTTCCATTATACATCAGATGCAGCTTACCTCAAATTATTCCCTAGTGTATCCTTCTTTTTAAGAGAACCAAATTATCGGGATAATAGGAAACAGGTCATGACCTTAAAAGACAATATTATTTACAAAGAGCCATCAGCAACAGAGATAGACAGTACTGATAACTACTCTATCTTTAACATCAAATATTTTAATATAAAAACGGAGGTTACCAGTCATGTTAAATTTCTGACTGACATTCAATTATCTGGATATTTTGGTAAAGTATCTGCTGAGATTGAGTATCGTAAGTTATTTAATAACAAGCGTTATCTGAATGTTAGAGTCTATGCAGGAACCTTTTTATACAATAGCAGCAATACGCAAAACTACAATTTTGGGGTTTCCCGAGTAAATGATTATATGTTTGATTATGCTGTCTATGCACGGTCTGAAACAACTGGAATTTTAAGCCAGCAATATATCCATGCACAAGGAGGTTTTAAATCATTTTTGAAACCAGCCGAAGCTAATCAATGGTTAACAACTGCCAATTTGAGTCATTCTATACTATGGAATTGGGTGGATGCCTATGCTGATTTTGGTTTTATAAAAAATAGAGACGTTTCAAATACCTTTCTTTATGATAGCGGAATACGGTTAAATTTAGTACAGGATTACTTCGAATTGTACTTTCCGGTATATTCCTCAAACGGATTTGAACTGTCAGAAAAAAATTATGGAGAGAAAATACGTTTTATCTTCATTTTTAACCCAAAATCATTAATTAATCTTTTTACCCGAAAATGGTTTTAA
- a CDS encoding thiamine pyrophosphate-dependent enzyme, which yields MIQEKVNTSLTFEDFKTEVLNDYKIAIISRECSLLGRKEVLTGKAKFGIFGDGKEVPQLAMAKCFKNGDFRSGYYRDQTFMMAIGELTIEQFFAGLYGNTDIDLEPMSAGRQMGGHFVTHSLNEDGSWKNLTQQKNSSADISPTAGQMPRLLGLAQASKIYRNVPGIPNADQFSINGNEIAWGTIGNASTSEGVFFETINAAGVLQVPMVMSVWDDEYGISVHARHQTTKENISEILKGYQKEEDTNGFEIFTVKGWDYVDLIATYEKAAEIARENHIPVLIHVNQLTQPQGHSSSGSHERYKNAARLAWEKEFDCIRQMKLWMIAINIASPEELDAIDLDAKKEVFEGKKVAWNAFINPIIDEQNELISILERVSATSAKKDEILKNISSLKSIKSPLKKEIMIIARKSLRLIISESDKAELSDWITNYIKKTQPKFSSNLFSESDKNIFSVKKVLPEYPNNAIADTDGRMILRDNFDALFSKYPETLIFGEDAGNIGDVNQGLEGMQEKYGELRVADVGIREATILGQGIGMALRGLRPIAEIQYLDYLLYAIQIMSDDLATLQYRTVGKQKAPLIIRTRGHRLEGIWHSGSPMGMIINAIRGIHVLVPRNMTQAAGFYNSLLESDEPALVIECLNGYRLKEKMPLNYGEFKTPIGVVETLRKGTDITLVSYGSTLRLVEQAAKELFEAGIDCEIIDLQSLLPFDINHDIVKSITKTNRLLIIDEDVPGGAAAYILQQIIEEQNAYIHLDSKPQTLTAKAHRPAYGTDGDYFSKPSAEDIYEKVYEMMNEVNPSKFPSLY from the coding sequence ATGATTCAAGAAAAAGTCAATACTAGTTTAACATTTGAAGATTTCAAAACTGAAGTATTAAATGATTATAAAATTGCCATAATAAGTCGAGAATGCAGTTTATTAGGGCGTAAAGAAGTATTAACTGGAAAAGCCAAATTTGGTATTTTTGGGGATGGTAAAGAAGTCCCACAGCTTGCCATGGCAAAATGCTTTAAAAATGGTGATTTCCGTTCTGGCTATTACCGCGATCAGACTTTTATGATGGCCATTGGAGAATTGACTATCGAGCAATTTTTTGCTGGCTTATATGGCAATACCGATATTGATTTGGAACCAATGTCAGCGGGAAGACAAATGGGCGGACATTTTGTAACCCATAGTTTGAATGAAGACGGATCTTGGAAAAATCTAACACAACAAAAAAATTCCAGCGCCGATATTTCTCCAACTGCGGGGCAAATGCCTAGATTGCTGGGACTTGCTCAAGCTTCAAAAATTTACAGAAACGTTCCTGGTATTCCAAATGCGGATCAATTTTCAATAAATGGAAATGAAATTGCTTGGGGAACTATTGGAAACGCCAGCACCTCTGAAGGGGTATTTTTTGAAACTATAAATGCCGCTGGAGTACTGCAGGTGCCAATGGTAATGAGTGTTTGGGACGATGAATACGGTATTTCGGTACATGCAAGACATCAGACTACTAAAGAAAATATTTCGGAAATATTAAAAGGATACCAAAAAGAAGAAGATACTAACGGTTTTGAAATATTCACCGTAAAGGGTTGGGATTATGTAGATTTGATTGCAACTTATGAAAAAGCTGCCGAGATAGCACGCGAAAATCATATTCCAGTTTTAATCCACGTAAATCAGTTAACGCAGCCTCAAGGACATTCAAGTTCCGGTTCACACGAAAGATATAAAAATGCAGCCCGATTAGCATGGGAAAAAGAATTTGACTGCATCCGTCAAATGAAATTATGGATGATTGCTATCAATATTGCTTCTCCGGAGGAACTTGATGCAATTGATCTGGATGCCAAAAAAGAAGTTTTTGAAGGTAAAAAAGTGGCTTGGAATGCTTTTATCAATCCTATTATTGACGAACAAAACGAGTTGATTTCCATTTTAGAAAGAGTCTCGGCTACTAGTGCTAAAAAAGATGAAATTCTAAAAAATATTTCTAGTCTAAAAAGCATTAAATCTCCTTTAAAAAAGGAAATAATGATTATTGCCAGAAAATCTCTTCGTTTAATTATAAGTGAAAGTGACAAAGCTGAGCTGTCTGATTGGATTACTAATTATATCAAAAAAACACAGCCAAAGTTTAGCAGCAATTTATTTTCAGAATCAGATAAAAATATATTTTCAGTAAAAAAAGTTTTACCGGAATACCCTAATAATGCTATTGCTGATACTGATGGGAGAATGATTTTAAGAGATAATTTTGACGCTCTTTTTTCAAAATATCCAGAAACATTAATTTTTGGCGAAGATGCCGGAAATATTGGTGACGTAAATCAAGGTCTTGAGGGAATGCAGGAAAAATATGGGGAGTTGCGCGTTGCCGATGTCGGAATTCGTGAAGCTACAATATTAGGCCAAGGAATTGGAATGGCATTAAGAGGATTGCGTCCAATTGCCGAAATACAATATTTAGATTACCTATTGTATGCAATCCAAATCATGAGTGATGATTTAGCCACATTGCAGTACAGAACCGTTGGAAAACAAAAGGCACCTCTAATTATCCGTACACGCGGTCATCGATTAGAAGGCATTTGGCATTCAGGCTCTCCAATGGGAATGATTATCAACGCTATTAGAGGAATTCATGTATTAGTTCCAAGGAACATGACACAGGCTGCCGGTTTTTATAATTCTTTGTTGGAATCAGATGAGCCTGCTTTGGTTATCGAATGTTTGAACGGTTACAGACTGAAAGAAAAAATGCCTTTGAATTATGGTGAATTCAAAACTCCTATTGGCGTTGTTGAAACACTTAGAAAAGGAACTGATATTACACTTGTTTCTTATGGCTCAACATTACGATTAGTAGAACAAGCTGCCAAAGAATTGTTTGAAGCTGGTATTGACTGCGAAATCATCGATTTACAATCACTGCTTCCATTTGATATTAATCATGATATTGTAAAAAGCATAACCAAAACCAATCGATTATTAATCATTGATGAAGATGTTCCCGGCGGAGCTGCAGCTTATATTCTGCAGCAAATAATCGAAGAGCAAAATGCCTACATCCATTTGGACAGTAAACCGCAAACTTTGACTGCCAAAGCACATAGACCAGCTTATGGAACAGATGGTGATTATTTTTCAAAACCATCAGCCGAAGACATTTATGAAAAAGTATATGAAATGATGAATGAAGTAAATCCTT